The following is a genomic window from Micropterus dolomieu isolate WLL.071019.BEF.003 ecotype Adirondacks linkage group LG04, ASM2129224v1, whole genome shotgun sequence.
GTTTTTGATCATTTCGACAGGTTCTGGTAAATAATTCAGTGGcagtacaaataaaaacaaggaGGCCAAGTCTGGACTTAGCGAAATCCGCCTTCAAAGGACGTGTAACCAGGATCAGGAGACTAGAGCAGCCCGGAGCAGAGACGCCGGCCAACGCCTCCGAAGCTACGTCACATCGAACGAATCCTCTCCCGCTGACGTGCTGATTGCATAATCACCCCCGTCACGTGATCAGCTACAACCCATAAGAAACTGAGAATGGGAGCAAATGAGGTACTGTTGTAGCAATGTACAATTTGACTACGACTGAGTATTAGGGCCACATTACGAGGAAGAAGAAGTGACGATTTAAGGAAAAAATTGGAGGTgaagatgttttttatttattttggatttcaAGAACAAAGTCAAAATGATGAGAATAAAGTTTAAGTACCGTTTAGAGTATAAAGTAAACATGATGAGAATAAAGTTAGGCCCTACATAATAAAGCTACCATAAGGTAGCTACATAATAGACACAGGCCTATTGGTTACATCTTTGGAGTGTGAAGGTGACTTTGTGACGAGGTGCAGCCGTTTTCTTAACTGAAAGCAAAAGCTGTGTCTGTGATGAAGCTTTCATGGCAGCTGGCAGCTATATTAGAGATCAAGATTTTTTACAAAGAGAACATGATTGGTATGAACAATATGTTGCATTGCTACagataaaaaagacatttaaaaaggtCTGAGAGGCCACTGTGCTGCACAAGTATGCTACATTTGGgtgatatttttgtgtttttactgaagAAGAATCTCTTCATTAAATGACTTCTGTTCTTGTTGATGGACTGCTCTTTAACTTGTAATTCAGTATTTTACATcatggtattgctactttttaCTAAGGATTTAAATACTCAAATGTTCTCAAATGTACTCAAATGTTCCTCAAAtgcaagtcgctttggataaaagcatctgccaaatgagaaaatgtaatgtatCTCAAAAACTATTACATGGCTAAAAAGGTACAACAGGTTAAGCTAGAGTATTGTCAAGTCTATAAATCAAGTGTGTTAAAGCAAGGGCCGGTACAATGGAATTGCAGATGATCAAAACACACAACTTAAAATGAGCAACACTTTATTGTCTCACAAATATAGCATCTTTTTTTGCAAAATACAATGAAAACCAAGGAGTCTTCACATCCAGTTTCAGCACTGGAGGAGTTTTAGGAATGCTGAACTCTAGCTTATCATGGCTAGTCTGGCCTTTTATAACTTCTAACAAAGGATGGCATTATTAATAATACTTGATCTTCCTGAGACAAAGTAACAGAAACATATTTGGATTTTTCCAATCACTTGAGTAAACAGTAACTTAACATGACACaaacaactaaaaaaaacattcaaaaaatcAGCTTTCCTTCTTATACTGCAGTAGAGAAAGAAGTGACAGTGGCACAGTTTCTGCATCGCCTGCAGAAAAGTTgagataaaaatgtaaacacaggtAAATTCAACCACTTCAGTAATCCAAAGTACAGTAGAGTAGCTGACTGCACTACATAGCCTGCAGACCTGAGGATAGGTGACAGCAGAGTTAAAGGTCGACTGAGTTCAGGAAACAATTTAAGTAACCGGAAATAGACATCAACACAAATAAGCTAGATTAAAAAAGGTACATTTAACAATGCAAGTTTTGAACGTCTGAAAAAGACtacaaaaataacttttactTTAACACGTAGATCATTTTTGACCTGGATCTTTTCAAATCCCTTCTCAGTAAAAGCTGTGGcagcacagaaataaaaaaatggcCATTTGTATGCTGCTGTTGTACTACTGGCATTTGCCACTTTTTAACACCAAGTCACTTGTTTTCCAGTGAAAGATTTCCCTTCCAATGagtatatatacagtaactTACACTTTAGTAGCCAAGTGGCCATTAGATCTAGCTAATGCTCAACATACACATTTAACAGTCATGCTCATCACCTGTAGGCTTCAATGtgtcagtaaaaactttgtgcTGTTGTTGAGAGTTTGTGACCAGCAGAGATACTGATAATGCTGCAGGAGTAGTTTCAAAACACTCTTTGGACTTTATGGTTCATTTTAATCAAAACGTGTTACTGCTGGTATCCACTGTGACTGTCTGGATTAAAACTGACAGCATTTGTTGTGTCAATGAGGTAACTTTTCACTTCTTCTTAAGCCTACAGGgtgtgagaaaataaaaatcacttcattgttttgttatttaaactTTGTCTTACTGTTATTACTTTAGGAGTCAGTTTGCCATATTTGGTTGATATTAGGCTCTAACACAGCTAGCTTAGCTGCTACTTTACTAAAACCTTTGTTGTATAAAATAATATGTTCATGGTGCAAAATGTCCTTTTCAAATGGTAAATACTCAAACTTATTTTCCCCTTCACACACACGCGTGCGCATGCACGTTCCTCTATCCATCTCATTgccataatgcattccctagcgcCTTATCCTTACCTCAACCATAACAACAACATGCCCAACCTTAACCTATTTGTtaccctcccccctctctctcacacacacacacctaaatgCTAATAGCACCATACACTTGAAAGTTTAACTCATCCTCATCATGGAACAGAAAGGTTAATTCCTCATTGGCATTGACCACTTCACCACCCTGTATGCATGTATAAAGTACCCTGGATTATGCTgcttttttcttcctccttcctttgcCATAGCCTCGTCCAAACCAGCCACCCTGCACAGCTACGGCTACATCTGTCGGCTCCTCAGGGTGAGTTAAGCAGTCCTCCTGCCCATTATGGGGAGCTATGATCTCACGAGTACAGCTGTCAACCTCTTCTGGCTGCAGTTGTGTGGCTAGACTGAAGATGGGGTCCTCAGCCCTGATGAGACAAAATGAAGAATAACTGACCTTGGATACTcaatttttctattttcttttggGGATTTGGGATTTGAGTGTAAAAACGCCATGTGGTCTTTACCTGTCATACACAGGAATCTGAATGCTCAGCTCCTCCATGAGAAGGCTCATGACATCATCACACTTGCCATGAATTTTCAGCTCAGCGAGATCATCTTTTGGTGTCCACTATACCAGAAACACAGCCACATAAACAGCCACTGAGCAGCCAGAACTTAATTTGCATCttattcaaattaatttgcATGTCAGAACTAAGTGTACCTGGAGGTTGACAATATAGAGTTTGGGCCTTTTGCCTGCGGGTCTGTTCATGCACCACAGACAGGCGTATTTCTTTAGTACCTAGAAGAGGGTGAAGATGTTACAAGTAAATAAACCATCAGATACAaatcacataaaaaacataaacatgcaaGTCAATGAACGTGTTTACATGATACTCAGATTAAGGTGAGACACACAGTCAAACAGGCTTTCCCCCCAAATTTAGTCCTATCACAATTAAACTTTACAAGCTGATTGTATACATGAATAGAAgctttttaaattacaattttttctgtattaaatgtgttaatatgCAAATTAGGTATTTTCCCATTAAATATGCACTAGTTTGCCATTTCCAGAACATTGATAAGTCTCAGatgttttttgggggtttttattgtgaaaatatacAGAATGGCCAGACATTTACATAACAGTTTATcaaaatgttgtattttcatGGATTTATGGAAAATATACCGTATGTGTGAAGGACCCTTTTTTCCACAATTTTACAGATAAATGCCACATAAAATGTGAacgataaaacatttttttaaggCTTAAGAAACAGTGTGTAAAATTATGATGCTCCAACTGCTTTCAAGGGCCACGAATATGACTTGGCGCACAGGAAACGTGTTTATATATAGTATTCAAGATTGTTTTCTACATTTTATCAAAGTATGGAAATAATAGTTGCAAAATAACTTGAAATCTGATAATTATCATTTTGGACTGTGGTGTCTCACCGTAACAAGACTGAAATGTAACAAAGATTTGAAATTACCAAACGCAGTTAAGTTAgttttgattacttttttattatatacaatatttataGTGTATTACTATGAGGATTATTCATTGGGCTATGGTCTGTAGCATATGAACAGAATATGAGTGAATCAGTccatgtacagtgggtacggaaagtattcagacccctttaaatttttcactctttgtttcattgcagccattttccaaaaatcaaaaaagttcattttatttctcagtaatgtacactcagcaccccatcttgacagaaaataacagaaatgtagaaatttttgcaaatttatttaaaaagaaaaactgaaatatcacatggtcataagtattcagaccctttgccgtgacactcatatttaactcaggtgctgtctatttcttctgatcatccttgagatggttctacaccttcatttgagtccagctgtgtttgattatactgattggacttgattaggaaagccacacacctgtctatataagaccttacagctcacagtgcatgtcNNNNNNNNNNNNNNNNNNNNNNNNNNNNNNNNNNNNNNNNNNNNNNNNNNNNNNNNNNNNNNNNNNNNNNNNNNNNNNNNNNNNNNNNNNNNNNNNNNNNagtgctctggacctcagactgggccgaaggtttaccttccaacaagacaatgaccctaagcacaccgctaaaataacgaaggagtggcttcacaacaactccgtggctgttcttgaatggcccagccagagccctgacttaaacccaattgagcatctctggagagacctgaaaatggctgtccaccaacgtttaccatccaacctgacagaactggagaggatctgcaaggaggaatggcagaggatacccaaatccagatgtgaaaaacttgttgcatctttcccaaaacgactcatggctgtattagatcaaaagggtgcttctactaaatactgagcaaagggtctgaatacttatgaccatgtgatatttcagtttttcttttttaataaatttgcaaaaatttctacatttctgtttttttctgtcaagatggggtgctgagtgtacattactgagaaataaaatgaacttttttgatttttggaaaatggctgcaatgaaacaaagagtgaaaaatttaaactggtctgaatactttccgtacccactgtaaacaGCTAAATTAAAAGGACTGTCTTATTTAGAATAAAGTCAACATTGTGATTATTACAACCCATAAATTTAATAGTACAATCTATGTTAGATTTTACTGAACCACATTAAATTTATGGACCGACTGTGGTTTATAAAACCTACCTTCAAACTGGAGCCTAAGCAGAGGATAACATCTGCCATCTTGGCAGCCTCCGCAGCTCCCTTCCAGTTAAGAGGTTGCTCCAGAGTCCCACGTTCCCCAAAATGCACTATAGTGTCCCTGAGTTCGCCACCACACTGGCTGCACCTGCGGCCTGTCCCATGCCGGTGCAGCGACGTCCGCTCCGTCACGTCAAATAAACGCACATACTCAATGACCGGGGAACAGGAGGTACACACCTGGGGATAGGATAAAAACAGCCAGGTTAAGTTACTGTCTTTGGAAAACAGGTTTAAAGTCCATAAACAATCACAGAAGTTTCTTGGCAAGTTCAGACATAGTTTTCAACCAACAGCACTTCAGAGACTCGACACTCCTGAAAGCTGCTCTGCTTGCACAGCTCACTGTAGCACATTGTCATACCATTGATTAAAACTGCTGGCTGCAATTCATTTGTTACGTGCACTGTGCAATTCACTTgctgtgtagtttttttttttctgagcatGGGATGTTTATGACAGTTGGTGTACCCACAGTAAGCAAAAGATCAGAAATGGATCAGACTTTATTTAGCAGATACTGATCcatcaaaaaaaaagttttgctgAGATGCTGCTTTTTGAGGCAACACAAAATTCTGTTGAAAAACATCAGAGGGCTGAGAAAGCTGAGGacaacagctgtgtgtgtgagttagtGACTGAAATGATAAAAGACAGGAGGATGAGTGTGAGTCTCACCTCAATAAACATGTTTCCATGCAGCTCAGACAGGGCATGTCTGGGTAAACCGCTGCGCAAGTGAAGTCCATCACAATTTTGAGAAACAACATGCTTCACCTttatagacaaacacacagaatatgTTAATACCACTGTGTGTAAATACCAATAGAACATCTACCGGTTTAAGATATTTATCGCACTCTCATACCAGCTTTTCCTTATGAAGCATCCTAATGCACATGTGCGTGAGGGTCGGCTCAGCTTTACTCAGGTCAGACGAACTGTAAAGAGAAACAAGATAGGAAATATCAGTTGGAGTTGAACTCACTTTAAAAAATGCTACTAATATCACATCAGGGCAAAGACTACATCTCACCTGACTGTCCGTCCCTTCTGTAGCTGTGTCCACACCCCATTAGGGCCCCTGTAGTCTGGTATAGAAGCTGcctgaaaggaaaaacatgGTCAGTCCGGTGGAAgtttaaaaaggaaaagcaaACTGAAGATGCAGAGTTTAGCGTACCGTACTAATACCGGCTCCCGTGTAAACCACAAGGTGTTTCGCCTGTTTGACTGCCATAGCGAGCTGCCTGACTTTACTTTTCAGCTCATCAGCATCATCAAATACCTGCAGATAGTACAGGAAAAATAAGATGCTTCAGGATTACGACCACACACTTCTGTTGCATCAAACAGTAACCACAGCAGGATTTTATCAGTCACTCATTCACTGTCCTTGCTCACAGCAAATGTGTCAACAACAGGATTAATCCTCTGGAGACCATAAATAATATATGCCTCTAGTTTTTTTTATAAGGTTTTAAATTCATTGAAATAAACTAAAACTTAAAGTGAATGTTGTCTGTTCTGAGGGAATAATTAGTGACTTCAGAGATGTTACAGGTCACTGGGGGGGTCCATAGTTAATTCTTGCCTCGAGGAGTCCAAGCAGGTAAATCATGCCTCTAACATATACTCATACTGTGTGGTGTAAAAACATCTGGTCAGAGGTGAAAGCGGTCACTATGTATATTTACACACCTAATGTATTCTTCTCTactacatccatccatcatccgcTTATCCTTCGTACAGGGTCATGGGTCTCTGTTACATTTTAGAGTCAAATATTGGACTGTTTACTCCACTAAATTCATCTGACAGCTAAAAGTCTTTACATAAAACATCTGAGCACACATCAGAAGCAAAATGAACTCAATATGGCCTGTTACAACATTGACAATATGCATACATGCAGTAATAATCAAACAGTAATAACAGACTAATACAATACACTTGCTCATCTACTTTATAAAAAtcttgaatgcaggacttttactagtagagtacattttacattgtggtattttTTACTATTGAAATTAACTTTTGCATATGGGTAGCAGGACTTTATAGTCTAATGATAAGTACTCAGGTGGTTTCACATAATCTCTAATAGGTACTATTAGACAGGTGAAAACCCGCCCTAACCATTTAATAGCAAACAAACACTGAGCCTGACAGCCTCACCTCCTCCTGCTTCCTCTTGAGCACATTTCTGCGGACTTGTCTCTTACAGAGCTCCTCCACAGTTTCTctatgcaacaacaacacagcggCCTCCTCCTCTGACCGCTCAGCCTCCGGTTTCTTCAGGACTCTTCCAACCTTCAGttaacaacagaaaaacaaaaaaacaccctgGTCACTCACCGGCTCAGAGACACTGCTACTTTAGCTAGCTTGGTTCCTAGCTGGAGAAACAGGCTCCAAATGTGCTGCTGCCTCGTCTCACCAGTTTGAAGATCTTCCTCTCGCTTTCTCGTTGCAGTATTTTGGACTTTTCCAACGCTTTCCTCTCCGCCCGTAAAGAAATGCCGGCGTCTGCCTCCTCTGTCATCCTGTTTTAAATCACCTGAGAAGTAGCTATCTATTCAAAAACACCAGCTGAGCTCAGAGCGTCAGTGATAAACGACAACCACAGGAAGTTGTCCGTGTAAATATGAGTgccagcagcgccccctgctgctgggagtgtgtaaatgtttttaatcggGCTCAGCTTCCACAAACTCCGGAGCAACTTGCAATGTTAAGAAACATTTATTACCAAccacatacaaataaataaaatattaaacaggtCCAAATACCCTATAAGAATATAAAATTGCAAAGGTTTACATGTGTTTGGCGTAAAAATATTTAAGGCAACACTTGGGAGTTTTAGTGGTAACTCTATGATCTGGAGCAGGATATTGACATTTCAGTTACACACTGTcctacaaatacaaatactaaCAGAGTTCAGTATGTGTTAATACATCTGGGGATGGTCTGTTTTTGGTGGCAACAAACTATGCACATCGATTTAAAGGAAATGAATAATTCAATCAAGTCCATCCTACAAGGCAGAGAGATTTAACATGAAAAGCACGGACAGGCAAAACCAGTTGAACTATCAGTGAAGACATCTGACATACCATAGCCGCATAAGCACAGGTGTAATAACTTTAATCATGGCTGCATTCCAGGTAGGTGTTTTGGTTCCCGGGTCCTCGTTCTGTGCATGCTGGACACACGCTTTGTCACAATGTCTGCTGGGAGTAGACATCTTTCAGGCACAGTGCACAGAGCTTTAAAAGGTTCAGCTAAAAGATGACAAAGTTTTTGCTAATTGAACATTTTCCCCCTAAcatctgcaacattaaaacaccaAAGATGGTGAAAAACACTAAAAGCAGATCCGGTAAAGCATTTCTGTCCCTCACAGAGCGGTCGTAGTGATGTTTCATCCCTGCCTGAGCATCTACTCGACATGAAACTACTCTATGTCTCACTAAGAGTGAAACTGTCATCACTATATTACACCCTGGTTGTAGAGTGCACAAAATTTCACAGCACTCCAGATATGACAAGCACCACTTCATCAAATTTTGATTTGGAAACTCTCAAATGATTAGTTATACAATATCCATTAAATCACTAGAGGCCTTATTAGGAGTCCTCACTGGGGCCAATTAGGAGTGTCAACGGGGTCTAGAAGAGTAAGTGGTCTTGGGAACCCTCTGAGGATTTGCTCTGAACTGTCCTCGTTTGGTTTCGAGAGGCTGCTCGGCGGAGAATCCCATGTGTCCAGTCCTCGTTACAACTCCCTTGTGTCCTCCTGCTGCCTTTTTCTTGATCCTGGGAGGGAAGAGAAGTCATCTTTTAGCCACTGACAAAGGTactgcttgtgaaacaaaaagatttTCGTAGCCTGTGGTGCAACATTTCAAGAGATCAATCCACTGAAAAAGCTGAGCAGTGCCTTTTTTAGCTGTCTGTGAAATTACAGAAACACTTCTGAAAATTGTGTGATCGGAAATTTTATTTGCATACTCAGCATTGGCCGATACCCAAAGCCCAGGTACTGTTATTGGTATCAAGACTGAAGAAGTCACATCGGTACATCCCGAGTGTCCACAtacgtccacacacacacacacacacacacacacacacacacacacacacacaaaaacctcAGCAATACAGAGTCCTAAAAGAAAATGATCATGTGAAAACTTACATcattcctctcttcctctccagtGACTTTTGTGTTGCAGCTGACAGAGAACTCTTTCCTCTGGGATGTCCACTCTAAACAAGGTCAAGCCAAAACATATATGCACAGAACAGATTAGTCTCTGAACTACCCACTAGGTATGTTAAAACTCCCACAACATGTATTCCATGTACTAACAGAAAGGAAATGTCCACTGAATCAGTAAAGAATCAATATTTCACTTCTTTCTGCCTACTTAACAACATACGTACTGCGCAGAAAAAAACAACGCAACAATTTTATTATCCACCAGACTCATCATGAAGCAGTGTGACATGTTGGTGCCCTGAAAGGTCTGGAAGGTACAAAAAGCATAATGgtattttgaatttgaataattACAACTGGATCCAAACAGCTATAATTAAATAGTGATATTTCtgtgtaatgtttattttttgaacAGTGCACAATCTCACTGCCCTGCACCTGACTGTCTTTCAAACAGTAAGCATTTACCACTACAGGATTTTCCACACATGTAATTCCGCTATGGCATtatttgtaattgttttgtcaGCTCACACAGAGCTCCTGAAAAGGTTACCTGGCGTCTGAGCTCTCTCTCCCTGGCCAGCTCTCTGTCCCAGCTGATCAGCTGCATCCTCTCTCCAGCTGACAGGCTGAAGAATATGTCGTTGACCTCGTAACGTGCAGCACGCAGCTGGAGGGGGAAACGATTACAGAGCAGACGATGGCTCGAATGACTGCGTGTAATCACAATATCTGTTGTGGTAACTGCTAATGGGGGGAATGATTGCTCAGCTGGCAGtgtggaggagaagaggagagacatTATCAGATGTTTACAACATGTGTTGGCTTTAATACCTGCAGAGTGACTCTCTCCTGCAACAACAGGTCCTGTCTGCTACAGAACTCTCCTCTGCCAGGGCTCTGCTGCTGGAGGGCCTGCAGGAACTGCTGTGTGTCCTAGATGTGTccaagcacacacagacacacagctgtaATCAATACCACAaacttttttgttcattttatgaAAATAGACAGAGTGCTGCTAGAAGTAGACGTGACAATGCTGTTTCTACTCACCCTGATGGTGCGCACCAGCTGCGCCACTCTCTCAGTCTTCAGCAGCCTGCGAGTTAGAAAACCTTTCACGGCTGCTAACAGCAGGGGGCGGTAGCGCTCTGAGAGTGGGCTGGAGggctgaggaagaagaggaagaggggaggaaAGAGTGATGAGAGGGGTGAATAATGAGGAccagaggggaagagagaggagaatgCTAATTCCATCAATGACAACCAATTAATTTCCCACGCAGATTCTCAAGGTCATTTGGTTGGCATCTGTTTAGCGCATCAACGCAAGTGGACTCACAGCTCATCATCATAATAGGGAATAATAAGCAGAATAATAAGCAGCTGACACGCTGTCACTCACTTGTTGATTCCTAAGCTGTTGCATTAAAGAGGCATGTTTGTTGTTACAACTGTAGTCTAGCTGAAGCTGAGCTGCTGCACACGAATGCATATTAGAGAGCAATAACAGATAAGGGTTACTGACTAAGACGTCAAGAAGTATCTGTTTCACCTGAGTGTGTCAGCTAACTGGCGATGAATATAAATCTTGTGGGTACAAGGATAAACAGGACAAGCTTTTCGCATCACTGACATTAGTGAACAAATGTCGTGGCAATACCTGAGCGAGGGTAGGAAAGGTCAACTTGTCCCCAAGACGTGAGCTTGACATGGAGCAAGGGAAGGACACGCTCTGGAGGACACGGTAACGCACTGCCAAcgcctgagagagagacacacacacacacaggagaaagATATAAAGTGGAGGCAAGGAATAAGAGCTGaagtgcgtgtgtgcgtgcgtgtgcgtgtgtgtgtgtgtaggcatgCGTGCATTTGGGAGTAGGCAAGGTTGGAAAATATTGAATTGGAAAGGACAGCAAATGAGGCAGGAGGAAGAAATTAATTGAGggtagagagaaagagacagaaggggAGAGATGGGGCACAGAGGCAAGAGGGATGAGA
Proteins encoded in this region:
- the sirt7 gene encoding NAD-dependent protein deacetylase sirtuin-7, whose protein sequence is MTEEADAGISLRAERKALEKSKILQRESERKIFKLVGRVLKKPEAERSEEEAAVLLLHRETVEELCKRQVRRNVLKRKQEEVFDDADELKSKVRQLAMAVKQAKHLVVYTGAGISTAASIPDYRGPNGVWTQLQKGRTVSSSDLSKAEPTLTHMCIRMLHKEKLVKHVVSQNCDGLHLRSGLPRHALSELHGNMFIEVCTSCSPVIEYVRLFDVTERTSLHRHGTGRRCSQCGGELRDTIVHFGERGTLEQPLNWKGAAEAAKMADVILCLGSSLKVLKKYACLWCMNRPAGKRPKLYIVNLQWTPKDDLAELKIHGKCDDVMSLLMEELSIQIPVYDRAEDPIFSLATQLQPEEVDSCTREIIAPHNGQEDCLTHPEEPTDVAVAVQGGWFGRGYGKGRRKKKAA